taccttcctcccccacaacagacaccctgagaggtgggtggggctgagaggactctcacagcagctgccctttcaaggacaacctctgccagagctatggctgacccaaggtcatgccagcaggagcaagtggaggagtggggaatcaaaccggttctcccagataagagtccgcacacttaaccaccacaccacactggctctgtggGTTAAGGACCTTCCCCCAGACTCACCTCCCACAAAGAAATAGACGCTCTGGTAGGGCTGGCAGGAGGTGGGCGAGCTCAGCAGCCAGTCCAGGTCCATGGATTCTGAGCTTGTGTCTTCCGGCCAATCCCAGGCACTCGACTTCCAGTTGCCCCAGCGGCGGCGGCTGCGATACCTCTTGCGATGCCGTCGTGATGACTTCTTCCTCGAGCGACGACGTTTCGATGGGCTGTGCGCCACGTAGATCCGGCCGACCATGGCGGCATCCAGCTGGCTCGGCACCCCTCGCCAGTCCTGGCTAATGTAGCGTGGCCTGCTGGCCCCGCCTGCCAAGGGAGACAatgaggcaggagctcacaggagtggaatgTCTAAATCGTATGGTGCTcttctttcttacaccccccccccaaacccccgcccccacaaacttgctcctgggctgcattgtccaaaccccctgtgagaattttgctgaacttttaagatctgacaaactttctattatttccccccacaaaaaacaggaaaataaccaaaatgtatcaagtggacagagggaaatcttcatcacgccactgtggccacataggataaaGGCGTCACtgatggcagtaaggttttatGTTGACaattaattcaagaagcattttatggtagatgctgagctgataaacTTTAgttcaccttccggtgatgtccgTGGTAAGCGGCCTATGTGAATGAGTTGTGCCAATAAGTTGTGctcatgagctccggcacctcttttgctacaaaatgacccctgcaaagtGGGAACCGGGATAGGGGTggggcataggcttcccaatccccaggtcccagagggggatcccccggttttacaggcttcccccctcccccagccagctggccggcgggggaagccccgcccccagagccatcatgcacctctatgaacgattcccatagggaatgatggggaattgatctgcgggtattgggggctctgggggggctgttttttgagatagaggcaccaaattttcagtatagcatctagtgcctctccccaaaatacttcccaagtttcaaaaagattgaaccagggggtccaattctatgagccccaaaagaaggtgcccctatccattatttcctatggaaggaaggcatttaaaaatttgtgcagtccctttaaatgtgatggccagaactcccttgaagttcaattatgcttgtcacacccttgctctcggctccgcccccaaagactcctggctccacccccaaagactcctggctccacccccaaagtccccaaatatttcttaaattggacttggcaaccctagtggggctcGAGTTAGCCAGAGGCTCCAGGGGGCAGATTGGGCCTCTTTGCTCAGCCACAGACCCACTGCGGCCCCCACGGAGCAGAAGCACATCACAGGAGCCCGTCTTGATGGCTCCACTAGTCCAACATCCACAATGGCCAATTAGGCCTACAGCAGGAAAGCAGAGGCCCAAACGGCTGTCAGTTTCCAGAAACAGCAATTCAGAGGTACCCTGCCTCTGAGCATGGGGTTGCCATTTAACCTGCCGATAAGGAGAATAGCCTCTTCTGTGAACTTGTCTCAGGCCCtggccttggaagctaagcagggttgtcccaGGTTGGTACCcagatgggagaccgccaaggaagtccaggacttgtacacagaggcaggcctagggtgccaagtccaattcaaggaatatctggggactttgggggtggagctaggagacattgggggtggagccaggagcaagggtgtgacaagcatgattgaacaccaaagggagtcgtggccatcacatttaaagggaccgcacaccttttaaatgccttcccttcgttggaaataatgaaggataggggcacctccttttggggctcatagaatccgaccccctggtccaatcctgttgaaacttggaaggtgttttgaggagagcctctgctgcaattttggtacctctacctcaaaaaacagcccccccaccgagccccagatatccgtggatcaattctccattataccttattggaatcggtctccatagggaataatggagtgcccagcaggcatttccctcccccccctaccccgctttctgatgaccctaaagtggggggagggcctccaaactgggggatcccctgcctttaCCTAGGTTGTTCTTGCCCCTTTCTGTGGTTCTCTAGGGTGAtatttccacctggggattggcaaccctacacggccaatggccagccacctctgactGTCTCTCGCTGTGGTATCCCTGCAATGTTGCCATAGTTGGCTGGGACTTGCCAGCCCTTTCCACCATCATCCCCACTCAAAAGCCATCTCAGCTTGTGCCCCTTGAAGACTACATCACGTAGCTGTGAGGCCTGCAAGTGAATTGTGTGAGGAAGGGCCCAGAGGGTCCGCTTCACTTTAGGCCTCCACCCCCCCATCCAGTGGCCCTGCTTACTCCGCCGTGAGCCTCCGAAAAGCTCCATAAAGATCTCCTCCCAGCTGTCCTCCAGCAAGAGCGCAAAGTGGTCGAAGACCAGCGACGGAGTCGTCTCCTCGCAGTTTTCGCGGCTCGGCTGCTTGTCAAAGTCGTAGCTCCAGTAGCGCTtccctgtggggagggggagagggggaggccgCTGTGAGAGAAGCCTCAGGCCCAGCCTGTCTTTGGCTTTCTGGGCTTCCGGTCAGCTCAGGGCTCAACCCACAGAAGTGACAAGTCCATCACAAGGACTGTGGTTTACCCCGTCCCCTCCTCCATATATAGCCCTGAggacattttattctcacaacaaccttgtgaggtaggtccggcagagagagagagcgagaacaACTATGAACATAATAAGGGGGAGGGCCTTTTTCCCCcccttgagcaggaacgcacaggagcgcaggtccggctggcttagcatctgagggtgtggcctaatatgcaaataagctcctgctgggctttttttctaccaaaaaaagccctgtgagaaacaatggtgccatcaggggctgtggcatagcatgcaaatgagttcctgctgtgctttttctaccaaaaaaaaaaaagccctgataagggGGATCCCAATCCAGGTCTTGGGTCCCACCAGCTTTTTTCACTCTATTTCAACCAATTTCCCTACTTGTTGCAGAATCTGTCCCATCTGGCTTTTGCCCATAGCGACAGGAAAAATTAGGGTTCTACTAGGATAGCCAAGCCCTACTTGGGAGATCCTGGGAGGAGTGCAATGACACAGCCCAAAAACGATGTCATCACGTCACTGACATTGGAGGGgacactctagttttggggcaaagcGCTATGGTTTGTAGTCGACTTCACCATAGAGTgttgcccaaaaactagaaaaTCATTGCATGACATCAGGGACGCGATGACATTACTTCCAAGTGACATCGTCACACTGCATTTCCCCTGCCAGCCTACTGGCTGGAGGGAAGCACCCTGCAAAACCATGGGTTCCCCTGCCACAggcaggggtctggcaaccctaggtgccacTCAagaatgggaaatacctggagattttggggggaaagcttggggaggggagggacctcagcagggtgcaatgccatagagtccaccctcaaaagcagccccTTTCTCCTGAGGAATTGATTTTGATCTTCTGGATaccaactgtaatagcaggaggtctccaggtgtctcctagaggttggcaaccctacatctttcACACCCAACGTACTGTCTGCTGCATTCCTCTAGAAAGGAATAAATAGTAAATGGAAAATGAAaatggttcccccccccaaaaaaaattaaaaacccacAGCGCTCTTGGAGTTCAAGGATTGGTCTTTGtgcctcccttcctgccccccaaGATGCTACAGTAAGAACTGCAGGATTTCTCTAGCCCATAGAAAAGCAGAAGAGAGGGGCCAACTTCAGGAGGGAACAACAATTAGAAAGTGGAGACCCTGAGCAAGCAGGAGCATAGGGGCCACAAGGTCCTGCCCTATTTCAACCACAGGTTTTCTCCCCAAATTAAGTTCTCTCTGAGGCACAGGATCTGTGATGACTATCCACGAGTCCCTGATCCTTCAGGGACAGACGTTCATTGGCAAACCAGCCCCAGGTCGCCCCTCGTCCTCTCCACCCAGAGATATATTACAGAGGGGAACAGGTGATCGGTCTGGGCCACCTTTGAAGAAGTAGACCCTCTCGCTGGCCAGGTAGTTCTGAGCGGGCAGTGCAAAAGCAGCATCGATGTGGTCGGGGATCCCTTTAAAGCCGTATGAGATGTTGCGGGGGAAATCGGGCTCCAGGACTCCGTCCTCAAAGCGCCAGTATTGGCTCCCCTGCAGAAGAGAGAGACACGTTCCAAAGAGAGGGAAGTGCATGGACTCAAGCTGCCCTTGTCACAATCCATGGGTAATCGGTCCAAAAGCACCAGTTGCCAGGCCTCAGCTGTGCCTACAGAATACATGCTTCCTCCCTGGCTGTGCTTCGGAGACCCCCTTCTTTCACACACTCTGTACAAAGTCGAGGGGAGggcaactctggattgggaaataccaagagatttgggggagagggggtggagctcagggagggtggagtttggggagggcagggacttcatCAGGGTATAAGgcccatagaattcaccctccagaACGGCCATTACCTCCAGAGCAGGGATAGccgaactgcagctcgggagccacatgtggctctttcatacatattgtatggctctcaaagcccccagtgccccatcaaccggcttggagaaggcatctgtttctttaaatcatttctctaaGCAAAGcctgccagtggcttggagaatgcatttaaagttgctttcttttcacctgtcctacccccatctattttccttccttccttccttccttccttccttccttccttccttccttccttccttccttccttctgacattcatgtcttgcagctctcaaaaatctgacatttattctttgtggctccgacattaagcaagtttggccactcctgctccagaggaactgaccttaGTTGTCTGAAGattaattgtaatagcaggagattgccGGATGCCACCTAGAGGTCAGCATTTTAGCCTTGCTTCCATTGCACCACACTTTCTGGGCACCTAATTTCTTTCAAGTAACAATAGCCCCTCCCATGGCTCCTGTTTTGCCCGCTGTTGCAATCCTCATGGGCCACCCTTTCTTAACTGCCTGCTCTGTAATGTCACAGAGCAATGGAGCGCCAGCTGAGTCACCAGGACTCAAGGGTTTGAAACTTCCCTGTGTCCTGGTGTGGGGCTCagcggctgtggctcagtggaagagcttctgcttggcatgcaaaaggtcccaggttcaacccctggcatctccagttaaaagggccaggcagtaggggatgtgaaagacctcagcctgagatcctggagagacaCAGACAGCAGCTGTGGTTTAGTGGTGGAGCatccactttgcatgcagaagatcccctggttcaatccccagcatctccagacaataggggatgtgaaagaccacagcctgagatcctggagagacaTAGACAgcagctgtggcttagtggtggagcatccactttgcatgcagaaggtcccaggttcaacccctggcatctccagttaaaaggaccaggcagtaagggatgggaaagacctctggcctgaggccctggagagccactgccagtgtgaatagacaatattgaccttgatggacgaagggtctgattcaggacaaGGCAGCCCCACATGTCTGTGTGTTTCAATATCACAGCCCACCTTGAAGATGTAGCTCTTGCCCTGGCAGTTGATGCGGGTGAAGGCTGCATCAATAGGTCCCTCGATGCCCCACACTTCCCGGATAAGTTTAGGGTACCCTAGCCTTGCACTCTTCTCATCAAGTTCATAGAAATATTTCCctggaaaggaaagggagaaCATTGTGTTTGGCTCTTTCTGGTGCACAGTGCCAGTTGGGAGGGGTGTCCCTCGTTCCCCCTGGGGCTTGGAGTGTTTGCTTCTTCCCCAGAAGCGGGCagccttttgaagaagaagaagaatgcagatttataccccactcttctctctgaatcagagactcagagcagcttacaatctcctatatcttctccccccccccacgacagacaccctgtgaggtgggtggggctgagagggctctcacaacagctgccctttcaaggacaactcctgcgatagctatggctgacccaaggccattccagcagctgcaagtgaaggaggagaagaagaagactgcagatttataccccacccttctctctgaatcagagactcagagcagcttacaatctcctatatcttctcccccccccccaccgacagacaccatgtgaggtgggtggggctgagagggctgtcacagcagctgccctttcaaggacaacctctgccagagctatggctgacccaaggccattccagcaggtgcaagtgaaggaggagaagaagaagactgcagatttataccccacccttctctctgaatcagagactcagagcagcttacaatctcctatatcttctcccccccaccgacagacaccatgtgaggtgggtggggctgagagggctgtcacagcagctgccctttcaaggacaacctgtgccagagctatggctgacccaaggccattccagcaggtgcaagtgaaggaggagaagaagaagactgcagatttataccccacccttctctctgaatcagagactcagagcagcttacaatctcctatatcttctcccccccccatgacagacaccctgtgaggtgggtggggctgagagggctctcacagcagctgccctttcaaggacaactcctgccgaagctatggctgacccaaggccattccagcaggtgcaagtggaggagtggggaatcaaacccggttctcccagataagagtccacgcacttaaccactacaccaaactggcgctccaCTTGAAAGGGGCAGCCAGCCCCTTCACATGCCAACATGCATGGCTGGCTGAACGCTTTGGGTTGCACACTCCTGCACATCTCTGCCCAGGGTCTGCCCTTCCTTGGCTTGcccttccttgaaagggcagctgctgtgagagccctctccagccccacccacctcacagggtgtctgttgtgggggaggaaggtaaaggagattgtgagccgctctgagactcttcggagtggagggcaggatataaatccaatatcatcttcttcttctttggcacAAGACCCTCTTGCAAGGTGGCAGATGATTCCGCATCCCTAAATCTCAGAGGGCTGCGAGCCAAAATATGATATTACCCCGCAAAAGGGTTTAGACATTCAGACCAGCAGTTAACACTCATAGTAGGGTTGCCGCtcccctgttgggggcaggggatccccccagtttggaggcccttcccctgcttcaggttcatcagaaagtgggggagggggaggaaaatatctacagggcacttcattattctctatggagactgattcccaaagggtataatggagaattgatctctgagtatctggggctcgggggggggggggggactgtttttgaagtagaggccccaaattttcagaatagcatccagtgcctcttctcaaaaaaatccccaagattcaaaaagattggaccagagggtcagattctatgagcccctaatgaaggtgcccctatccctcattctCCCACACGGAGGGAAAGcgtttaaaaggcatgtggtcccctTATATGTGATTGCCAgagctccttttggagttcaattgtgctcgtcacactagggttgccaagtccaatttaagaaatatctggggactttgggggtggagccaggagactttgggggtggagccaggagatattaggggtggagccaagatcaaggctgtgacaagcataattgaactccaaagggagttctggcacatttaagggatggcacaccttttcaatgccttccttccataggaaataatgaaggataggggcaccttcttttggggctcatagaattggaccccctggtccaattgttttgaaacttgggggatattttggggagaggcactagaagctgtactgaaaatttggtgcctctacctcaaaaaacagccctccccagagccccggatacccgcggatcaattctccattattttctatgggaataaacctccatagggaataagagttcccagcagacatttccttcccccgctttctgacgaccctgaagcggggggagggcctccaaaccggggga
The Heteronotia binoei isolate CCM8104 ecotype False Entrance Well chromosome 18, APGP_CSIRO_Hbin_v1, whole genome shotgun sequence genome window above contains:
- the VTN gene encoding vitronectin, with the protein product MRLLLGALLLGWLCGAFAAEESCVGRCDKGFDDQKKCQCDDLCSYYQSCCDDYFTACKPKVTRGDVFFKPEDEYLDYYDVDLTNATATVPTDPFSEPVSGDPQEFWPTEETTVPFEATVPSETTVPFEATVPFEPTLSPEPETATTESEEFLCSRKPFDAFMTVKNGSIYTFRGKYFYELDEKSARLGYPKLIREVWGIEGPIDAAFTRINCQGKSYIFKGSQYWRFEDGVLEPDFPRNISYGFKGIPDHIDAAFALPAQNYLASERVYFFKGKRYWSYDFDKQPSRENCEETTPSLVFDHFALLLEDSWEEIFMELFGGSRRSGASRPRYISQDWRGVPSQLDAAMVGRIYVAHSPSKRRRSRKKSSRRHRKRYRSRRRWGNWKSSAWDWPEDTSSESMDLDWLLSSPTSCQPYQSVYFFVGDKYYRLNLRTRRVDFVYPKYPRSIAKYWLGCPSNAGLA